A single genomic interval of Methanocaldococcus sp. harbors:
- a CDS encoding PIN domain-containing protein — MDFANNPFIELYAPPLIKKELKDKIETVLPKKCKKKNIDENIAKSKAIKIANKILSNIKIISDKKLNSWRKRAYELIGHRDINDIPFVTLALSLEAHGIITHDKDFNDQKIVKIWKVGKVKAIITEFSQGSFSFFILNTTIPLAFKICSSILITILKIITNIIGKIIEILRIIVTKGLNSLSKIPNDYLIILFLSSILGIIFLANKPKIINQIKEALKKLKNMLLKLIESVKNILKPLLSFVKFSIKAIGYLFYKTIKAINEIENLESYKPNNSLNI, encoded by the coding sequence TTGGATTTTGCTAATAATCCTTTTATAGAATTATACGCACCACCATTAATTAAGAAAGAGTTAAAAGATAAAATTGAAACCGTCCTTCCAAAAAAATGTAAGAAGAAAAATATTGACGAAAATATAGCAAAATCCAAAGCAATAAAAATTGCTAATAAAATATTATCAAATATTAAAATAATAAGCGATAAGAAATTGAATAGTTGGAGGAAAAGAGCATACGAGTTGATAGGTCATAGGGATATAAACGACATCCCCTTTGTAACTTTAGCCCTTTCACTTGAAGCCCATGGGATTATAACACATGATAAAGATTTTAATGACCAAAAAATCGTAAAAATTTGGAAAGTTGGAAAAGTAAAAGCTATAATTACTGAATTCAGTCAAGGTTCATTTTCGTTTTTCATTCTAAATACTACTATACCATTAGCATTTAAAATATGCAGTTCAATTCTTATTACTATACTAAAAATTATTACAAACATTATCGGAAAAATAATTGAAATATTGAGAATAATAGTCACAAAAGGCCTTAACTCACTATCAAAAATACCTAATGACTACTTAATTATTCTATTTTTAAGTTCAATTTTAGGCATTATTTTCTTGGCAAATAAACCTAAAATAATAAACCAAATTAAAGAAGCTCTTAAAAAACTCAAAAATATGCTCCTAAAATTAATTGAAAGTGTAAAAAATATATTAAAACCCTTATTGTCATTTGTAAAATTTAGCATAAAGGCCATTGGATACTTATTTTATAAGACAATTAAAGCTATCAACGAAATAGAAAATTTAGAAAGTTATAAACCAAACAATAGCTTAAATATTTGA